The Scomber scombrus chromosome 19, fScoSco1.1, whole genome shotgun sequence DNA window ATATGGCGGGTCAATTCGCCACTTGTCTCCAGTCATCTGTTGCTGTATTCctgtttttctgcatgttttctgCTACCAGTGTTTAGACCTGCTGCCTGTATTGATTCTCTGGAGttgtttgattgtttgaattgaatataaatatgtttattggtTCATTTGTTCAGTAAAAGTCTCTTTTTATCAGCCTATCCTGCCTCAGTGCCTGTATCTGGGCCACACACATGAcagcagtattattattatagtgaaATTTAGAGCTAAAATCAGCTCATTACACTGGAAATGTTTTGATTAGAGGATAAATTTTCTAATTTGGTGAACTTTTGACACACAAATTTGCAGTGAGCCAACTAAAATCTGTCTTGAAAAAGCTGCTCATACAAAATAGAGGAAGCTGTCATATTAGCGGTTTTGCACAATCTAATCTTCAATGAGCCGGTCAGTCAACCACTTTGGTCGAATCTACACTGAAGGAGCTCAGAATaactggatggattgccataaaacattttcagatatTTATGGTACCCAGAGGTTGAATCCAGACTTTCCCATTTTTTCTTTAGAGTGATTATTAACTGGGGTTTTTGTTCTTTATACATCCAACTAACCGCTGTAAGAAGTAGCTGCTCTACCATGccagacagagacagaataaATTCATGCATCAAGCTCCAGTTGGTTGAAACCCAACTTCAATTTTACAGTTCTAGTGTTTTGGCCTAAAGTGCACCAACTCCTgcttgttttttcctcattatttaaacatctcttctctttttaaTCCACTTGTACCATTGTTCTCTTTTTTAGTATCTAAACTGCCTTTTGTAATTATGCACAGCGTGACACCAATACAGTAATAAGGAACTCAGATCTGAACTCTGCCCCCGGCCGCCCCCGACTATCCTCTTTCTACTGCGCTGACCGGTCACCATGGCAACTGGCACAAAACTAATTTTGCTGAAATGTGGCGATGGCTTTtggaaaagagcaaaaaaaaaaaaaaagtgaacagtTGTATTTGCTGTATGCTCTGTGAAAACACGTCTTTCATATGGTGCCAGAGTGCCTGCGAGGCTTTGTCCTCTGTACAAATATGAGTGGCAGCCTCTTTTCTAGTCCTGAGCAAACATCACGGGCCTCGTcatcctgcctcctcctccttctcctctgcctCGCTCGGCTGAAGGTACCGTGGGATTGCATTCTGgagatgcagctttaaaaaaaaaagaaaaagaaaccgGTGGCACCAAGATTGATCTGGCTTTAATTAACCATTGTAGGATGATCCACGACTTCTGCCAAAGAGCCGGCATGATTAACGGTCCTCCTCCTGGTTGAATGTGGGTACAGGAGGCAGCTACTGGGCGTCGTCTGGTGTAAATTCTCTATGCTGAGTTAACGTTAAtctaaaatatatgaaaaatattataGACACCATTTAATTTCCCTGGAGTCTGAAggtgcttttctctctttctcttccatcAAACACAGAAATTAGGTTTGCCTtctacctttttaaaatgtttgttccACTTTGCAAGACGGTGTACTGATTGATTTCTGCATTTTAACACATGGCTTTGTTAATGtacacaactttatttattagtGCTTTATAGATCATTAACAGCTCTGCTTGTTAATGATCTATAAAGCCCTAATAAATAAGTAGGTCAAAAACTGGTTATAAAGCCCCGAGTCGTGACAAACAAATCAAAGTCCTGAATCTTGTTTTTCAAATACTAAACAGGTCATTTTGCACCCTTCATTCtctcatttaatttgtttaatctgtagcAGTGagaaataataatgcattatttaaaaaaagaaagtgaattcCGAATATTTAATAATAGTTGTCTTTATTAAAGGCATATTACTGATCTATACATCATTATGAAATGATAGCTTAACCCTTAATGAAGTCATTTAAAGCTCCTTCGAAGGCATTCATGCAGCTTGTCTTCTTACCTGAAGCCTCAGCACCAATAACTCGGTTTCACTGTTTGATCTGTTGTTTGCCCTCAGCCCTGTATGTGACCTCCAGTCATTCATGTGTCttgttgtgtctttatttaCACAGCAACACACTTTTGTGTGTACTTGAACCTTTTCATAAAGGGACAACTTTGTCCTGGGTGCAGAGTGATTGTCCTCTGTCAGGCGGCCGCCACTCCCCTGTCACCACGACAAATTCCTGAACATCCATTGTTCTCAGCTGATTGAAGTGGTTTCTTCTTTTTAGACGCTGCGAGGGGAAAAGTGTGCAAATCACTGACTAAGCAGGACGCTTTCAACAATAtctcctccctctttcactGTAACAGGCTGAGGATCATGCTGTGCTCGCACCGCTACCAGTCAATGctttaaaaagacatgaaaaagagagaaagtatTAGCATATCAAAGACCAACATCTGACACTGCCCTGCCTGCCTGAACCTTCAGTAAGTGGGAGGAGTAGGCTCGACTGCAGGAGAAAAAGGTGGGAAAAGTGAGAGTCTGTCGGTCGAAGCTCACCGAGGGTTTTACTGCTGCTTGTCAGTTACATGAGGAGAGGTAGACTGCGCCCACAAGAAGGGGATTAGGAGGAATGTGAGGGGGTAGACGTTAAAACCAGTAGGGATGGGAGCTCCACTTTCTGCCCCAGGCTCTGATTAAAaccagcacgcacacacacatatatatatgttacaCTTTCCAAAatgagaggtcagaggtcagaagTAGAAAGGTGAGAGGGAGGGTGGCCATGAGAGAGTGGGAAGAATTAAAGGATGTGAGAGTTTAAGATGTAAAAGTGAGAGAGGATGGTGAGAGGAGCGACTaactgagagagaggaagacaaagatGTGAAGCAGGTACAGAAATAAGTGAATGAGGCAATAAagtaaatgagagagagagaaaatgatggTGTTTTATAGTGATAACACTTGGTAGTTAGTTGGATTGCAGATATAGAAAAAGACTAATGatgatatgtgtgtttttagacaTGTTACATTGGGAAGAATTAGAGATTTAATGGAGTCCATGCACACCGTAAAAACGAAATGTCAGGTGCCTAAGATTGAAAGCTTTGGCTTGTTCTCATTAAGCAGTctaaaaaacataatatttcaCCAAATGATGACTGTcaaaaacaaggagagagataaataagatgcaaaaataaaaaccaaacacaagCAAAATTATAACAGAAAACATTGGTTAAACATTATAACTTTACAATTAGTAACAGGAACACTTTGATGACATGAGAAGAGGCAGAcatggaaaagaaaatgtgaagtaACGTGTTTTTTTTCGTATTAAGTTAaaacaggttcacaatttttcaaatctgtcctaaaacaacaatCCAACGCCtacatgaacattaaagctgtaTTTTTCATGCcgtaatcatccctcctgttcaaACTGATCATTAAGAGATTCCTTCATAAAGtgttttcagtgtaagtgacggtagacaaaatccacagtcctccaaaaaatatattaaagtttatttgaagctaaaatatgaagctttagctgtccagttagtcatatcaagtagatatcCCGTAATTCCTTCTTTTTTGCTCTACAGTAGCATTTACAAGAAGATTGATTACAGcgagacttgaaaaattgtgaacttatcctttaaaaccAAATGCCGTATTTATCCAATTCTGTAGAGACTAAAGGATCAGTATCAAGTGCAATACTTCTGCTTAGgtggaatatttttttttactgttatttccTGAAAGAAAGTACCAAAGTGagtaagaaatgaaaaaaacaggaaagagagagagaaaagaagagaaaactcATTGTATGATATTGAGAGTCTGGGTGAAGCAGTGGGCAGGTGACGGCATATAAGGCAGGCGGTTCAACAGGTGCTGTGGTAAAAAAGCAGcgttgacagacaggaagagagatgaATGTTTGGTGTCAAATCCCTCCTCTGGCTTCTGTCCGCTGTCAATGAGGTGAAGACAACCAGGAGAGAGCAGAACAGTGAAGAGAAAAtacaggaggaaagaaaggaaaaaagaaggaaaggggaaaaaaaaaaaaagattcttgGCCGGAGTTGCAGGACTGTAATACAGCTGTATTTAATAAAAAGTACAGCAGCACTGATCTGAGTGGGGGGAATTTCTCCAAACATCCTGCACAGCTAAAAGGCTGGTAGGATCCCTGTGCTGCTCTGATTGAGGGCTTCCTGTCTTAAGCTCTTATTGAGTAACTAGGGAGAAATTTAACTACAGGTGTCCCAGTTTGGACGCTTTCCTGCTAATAAGAAAGAAACTGGgggctttttttccttccccttCCTGGTTTATATTCCTAAAATTCACCTGCCACTGCTACAAATGTGCAAGCGGCTCTTAAAGGTGCATAAGCAAGTACAAGATTGGTGCTACACATGACTGGATATGAAGTTACAGATTAGTAGATAAATAGATTGGACACATTTGATGATCTGCCAGCGCTACATGGCCCCAAGAAATATCTTTTTATAAAGAAATAATCAATTATAAGCATGATATTGTGAGTTGTAAAAGTGCAACTGGACCATAAAAAGTCACTAAAGCATCTCACCTGTAGAGcaatttcacttattttctgatgtatgtatttgaatgtcttttttaatgataaacgtgattttaaattttgtgttttttgtggtttttgtttaattgttgcCATTATTGTGTGGACTCCAGGAATACTATTAGCCACTTTGGACAAAATAATGGGaatccaaataaaaaatatctctAAATAATCACAGACTGGCAGAAAcaggatgaaaaagaaaaggttgtGTATTGTAATATTACATGGGGCATAGTTACCGTTACTGACTGATCACTTTCTAGACTGTTTCCAAGATTAGCAGATAGGTTTTAACTGTAGtttcaatttaaatttaatgCTGAAATCACATATATACTGTTACAGGATCCTGTGGTGGGTCTGTCCGTTGCTGCTGCACCAGagctcaacaaaaacaaaccaaatcagAGTCTATTTTAAAGGCAGCAAAGCAGGTTTTCAAATGACCAAAACACTCTTGTTCAGCATTATATTATAAACAAtgataacacaaaaaaaagctgacatatGACAACATACCTGCATTGTAGAGCTTGCCAGCCATGTTAAAGAAGCCACAGTGGTCATTTAACATTTGGAAAATCACTAGTACCATGTGATGGATACGATGGCCACACAGGAAGACGAGTTAAGTTTCTATTTCCTAGTGTGTcaggaaaggaaaacaaatgttatAACACCCATAAAATCTCTCATATTGACAGATAACCCTGCTGCAAGTCAATGTTTTATCACATGAACTGTTTAAACCATGATAAGCATTCACAGAGAAAGTACTTTTATTCTCCCCTCTGAACCACCTCACTTGGTTAACAGTCACATCCAATAAAAGCTGATTTTCTCTCTACATTTAGACTAACAGAGCAGCGATACCTTTGTTTGCCCTTGAGTATTTCATTGTGAGCCATCTCACTGACAAACTAATTTACTCCAGAGGGACGTTTCATTAACTAACCCGTCCATCTCTGACTCTCTGTATCAGCCGAAGGGCCACAGGGGTTAAGGTTCCTGCCTCCATAATAAGCTGAAAGATACATATTTGTGTTATATGTACAGGCTACTGATTATCCTCTGTGTTCaattgtgtgtgttgtctcttAATTAAAATCGATACACGGATTAATTATCTGATGTGTGTGAATTGAAACTGTGGAGTAGACTGGTTTTAAGCTTCATGGGCTTTTTTGTATGAATTCATTAATTCGGCTCAGTTTAGTCGTTCAGAAGGGTCTGAAAACCTTAAAATAAGACAATAACTATtcttctttaacccttacatactgttcatattttgactCATAGTCTATATACCAataacacattcataaattccctgttaatcattaaaacatgtttaattagtctttctgtttgattaatcttatgggggggaaaagacattcataatcactattttctgatcaaattattattattattatgattttcaaataaacacagataaatttgtatatttgcatatataaaaatgtgtatcagctgcacaacatttttaaaaagatgcattttattcctttttatctatactgtggatcacattaggaaaagtccagctaatagaaatgtgtatcagGTGTTTTTTCAGCTcctaaaaaggtcaaatttgaccctgaacagtatgtgaaggttCAACTTATTGCTTTAAAGCATGAAGAGGCTTTAAGATAAGATATCCCCTTATTTATCCTAAAGTAGggacatttacattattgcagcagcaaagtggaaaaTAGACAGAGCACCTTACACTCTAACCCCAGATATGCCTAATGTACAGTATCAATACATTTCACAGGAAATGAAACTTAGCCTTTGCAGCCTTGTTGCATCACCTGGCAGTTCAACATACTGTACGTCAATGATTTGCAGACTCATGCTGCACAACCGGTTTATGTCTTTATCTAATCTCCGTTTTCGTTTATGTGTTTGTCACCTTTCGTTGTTGTGAGCACTTTTGCTTCCCAAACGTAGACTCCCGTAAGTTTCGATTCCAGCAGCAATAAATAGGCTGCAACTCACCTCTGTTGTTCAGTAGATGCAGAGCTGAAGACATGGCGCCCACACTGGTGAGTTCTTCCTTCACTGATGATTGATTGTGCACTGCTGTTTGTTAAACTTGTATATATGAGTGTTTTTTACTTTGTTAAACAGCTTGATAATCTTATACTTCTGCAGCACATTTGATGTTAGTTATACAGGCTGCAGATCCGATGCGTAAAGATTAGATTAATTAGAAAAACATAGATCAAAAAAGGAAACTTCTTAAAGAAATTTAGTAGAACAGTGTTCCTCAAATACAAATCTTAAAGgtccacagtttttttttttttcaatgagtcagGTCCGTTTATTAGTAGGTCAAGCCACAACAATTTAACAATACAGTGGTGTATAGtagaaaaatagaatatatgactcaactataaaatgtatttttaattttaacaacaaaacaaaatgtccttttcataaaaacaacaaaaataatatactagaaaatgtcattttcataaaaacaaaaaaatcaaataaatactcaaaaacaaaacttatttTTCGTTTTAacataaattcaaataaataattatataaaacaaaacaaaacaaaatacattcacatCCCCCGcaaataatccaaaacaaatatcaacacttttcttttaaaataaaggcaCAAAGGAcacaagaaaggaggaaagaaatgtaGTGCTGCAGTAAAAATGTGGCTCGCGCTGCAACTGCGCTTGCGCAACACGTCACAGCCTATCAGCGCATTGTTGGCATGGAGACCAAAATACACACGGTGAAGGACTCGAGTCACACATCCATACCATCGATAAAACGGATAATTCAGTCTCGCACGAACACttgcatttaataataataatattttatgcaagatttttcttattttaagatTAGACCAGGGTCCGCAGATAGTTGTCCCGCGGTCCCGATCCGGCCCGGAGTCCGCCGTTTGAGGATCCCTGTAAGTAGAATATAGACAACAAGAATAAACAGAATCAAGCGATGATACAAGTACGAGAATTATAAAGGGGAAAATCATCACATCAGAGTCTGTTCAAAGGGGAAGTACTGCTccatatgtgaaaaaaaaagttgcttataaccttttgtggctccagagggagctgtgaGAAAAGTGACGTCAGTTGAGTCAACTGGGTCTGAAGACTACAGGTTTTAAGATAAGAACAATCTGGGGATGTGGAGTTAGAACAAAGTGAGGTTACCATAGCTGCTACTCATCTCTGCATGAGTGTGGCAACTCAAGACTACATTAGCCACTATTAGCTTAGCACACCCAAATCTGTAGggttgagttgcattgtggTTAATGTAGGTACCAGGAAAAAGCAGGTTTGAATACAGAAGGCGACTGCTGCAttacatttgatcattttttccttcattttaagTCAGACAGTGTTATAGTATTGTAATGCAGAAGCTGTAATGCAGGAACATTTTCCACTGTTCATGCCCTGCTTGTTTTATGATTCATGTTGTGATACGTTTATTGTTTTAGTGTAATGTCTGCTGCAGTGGACATGCATAACAAGTATAGATTAACATTTAATCTTCACCATTAGACTGattattattcttgttttactgttttattttactgtctatTTACCATTTTCTCATCATTGTAGTTTGACGATGAGGTAAAGCCAGGGGACCTGATTGAAATTTTCCGGAACTCATTCCAGCACTGGGCTATCTACATCGGAGGAAATGAAGTTGTTCATTTAATTCCTCCAAGTGAGTGAACTGTTTTCTTTACAATATTTACCTTAAACGGCCATCTTTAActttctgtttgctgcttttgttcatttttgggttttttttgttgattaaatgcaaacaaagattcatttcctgtctttctcctcTACAACGCAGACGCAGATAATTATTCATCACCTTTCGCTAACCTAGCGGTTTGCCTGGACAGCACCGTAGCGGAGGTGAGGCGTCAGAAGATATGGGACGTGGTTAAATCTGACAGTTACGAGGTCAACAACCTCATGGATGACGAGTACGAGCCTCGTGACCGCCGCACCATCGTGAGGGAAGCGTGCAGGATGGTGGGTGAGCATCTGCCCTACAACGTGGTCAATCACAACTGTGAGCATTTCGTCACGGAGCTACGATACGGCAAGTCAGAGTCTCGTCAGGTAGGTGTCCTGTGGCTTTTATACTACTGTtgaagcaccttgtaacttCGGTTTAGAAAGGTgcaatagaaataaagtttattattataataactattatttTCTTGGGCCAGAGTTACAGTTATCCTTATGTATCTTATACCAGCCTTTAATGCAacccttcagttcagcctctttctGAAACAGTttcagctcctgtctctttaaaatttgtgtcgtcctcccgggtcaaattgaccccgtctgttttgagtgtgccttctttcctccttcccttccttccttccgtctgtcctccctccctccttccttctctctttctttccttccatcctcttttcttccttccttctgtccttccttcctccctccctcctcctttccttccctccttccttccttcctccctccctccttctttccttccctccgactctctttccttcttccctcctaccttccccccttccttctttcctctgtccttctttccttccttcctcttttcttttcttcctccctccttccttccttacttccttcttcctttctcccttccttccttcctccttcctttctcccttccttcctccctccctcctttccttccttgactcgaggacaacaggagggtaaaggcccccccctcccaatgagcccaGTGGCCAGTTATTTGGCTTATTGGCCCGGCTATTTAAACAATCAGTAGTAGGATTACgtgtctttttcttgttctttacttgaCATGGAAACCTCTCAGATATATCCATGCACATTCAAGCGCATGCcaagcacaaaaaacatgatgaatcaCTTCCCAAAAAATCCAGGCCTGATGAATTCAGTGGCACCTGTGGTTTCTTGTGGCTTACTACCAAAGGTCAAACTGAGAAACATCTAAActcttaaaatattttcttgtcCTGCAGACACAgtgagacttaaaaaaaaagctattcaGCCATGTCCACTAATCATAACTAAAAATCACAAGCAGATGTAAATGTAGTAGCATATTTTCTTGATGTTTCAGTGGGAAATCCCTTTATCAAAGTGATTCACAGCCTGTCGTGTGTCTGCACCTGGATGCTGGATGAGTTTATCACACGAGCGTCTCGTTCATCGTAACAATACACAGATCTCACACAATCTATAACAGCTGATAAGAAGCAGATGTGGCACTGAATATATTGTGATTGCCCGTATTTCTTACAACAACACAAGATGATTAACAAGCTGATTTACAAGTTTCAAAAAAAGTGGGTTGTTTTATCAACCCACTTAGCACATCTGTCACCTTCACTGTGTTGTAGCTATATGCATAATTatccaaaatgcaaaaaaaaacattttgaagccGTGCTGCTGAATCAGAAGATGTATTATTGACGATAGCTGAATTTCTCTCAGTTTTAACAGTGCTGAAATCAGAACTTTAttgggttttgttttgctgctttATGTGCATTCTTACAATCTGTGGGtgcagctgttttctgtcagTCAAAAAAACACGTGTCCATTTTTGGGagatactctttttttttgctttctcatAAATATAAGAAAATCAATTGACTATGAAGTTACCACAAGTAGCCAGTTAGCTTTGCTTAACTTAGAAACAGGGAGAAACAGCTAGTCTGAATCCATCTATGGGTAATAAAATCCAACagctctaaagctcactaatgaaCACTCCTTTTCTAGTTTGTTTAATCCTTACAGTTAAATagttaaaactgtaaaactgatacattgtgtttttattatttggctGAATTTCACAAAATGCCTAACTTTATAAGACcttaattaaaacaattcactaattaacacacaTAAGAAGAAGACCTCAAATGCAAATTAGCCTCCTCAGCAAATGTCAAACTGTCTCAACGCAACTCTTAACCGTCACCAGACAGTGATCAGTAGATACATATTTTACTACTCCGGGAAATGCCAGCGCTTTAAAATTCTTGACCTCGAGATTGtagttatttattaaatgaactATGGTTGTATAGGTTAACGTTTGACAAATAAAGCACTAAACTAGATTGTCATTATAGGTAACATAAAGGTGAAAATTATTGCAGGCTTTGGTTATGCTCTACACACACCTTTCCTTTTTGCCTCATTACATTAAAGGCAAACTACTTTCTGCACTGGCACTGAACCATCAGACATAAACCTTGAGGTGCAACATTATCCAATATGGAAGTAATTCCTCAAGATACTGACTTGCACACAATACACACTTTCTGTTATGCTGttatgaaatgttaaatgttttcagaGGCACATTTTTGACACTGAGTCTGTCACTCACTTGTGTTTTACAGGTTAAAACAGCGGCTGCGGTGGCTGGCGTCGCTGCAGTAGGCGTAGGTGTAGCCGCCTTCGCAATGTTGGGTGCTGCTCTGTTTTCATCGCTCAAAgacgagaagagaagaagacatTATGATGATGACTGACGGCAACATTTTCTACGTTTATACATGAcatattgttgtgttttactataaatatattgtaaataaactgtgttgatgtgtgttaaaaaataaatgaaaaactcagattcttgttattttttaatgcaaaaccaTTCAACTTTCAGACATGCAGAATATTTAACTACATGTACTTTCGTATCGGTGCTTTGCAAGACTGAGAAATATTAAATCTGCTTACCAATCTTGAAATTATCTGATTAGAAGATCTCCAGTATTATAGTAGTACAGCTTCTATAAAGTATTAAATTAAAGTACTACAACACTGGCAGCAGAGACACATTGCTGTTCACATCTGTCTCTATTATGCATCTCGAGCTGACCACTTGTGTCCAGATGTTGTTGCTACATCACTTTCGCAAGATTGTTATTATTACGTCAGTCAGACAGGcgccagatttgtttttaatgcgGGTTAAAGAGCTACGAGCTTAGAAACATGTTGCAAGAACTAATAGACATACACGAGTTATTCCAACTGTTCAGACTGTACATCTGTGCTCCTCTCcagtttttttaacttttgccAAAACAACCTCAACATCCTGCACTGATGACGTATTTTACTGTTACATCCTTGCCAATGAGACACAAACAATATATGGTGAAAATGCGTCCCAGACCACTTCAGCAAGTGGTTTGAGAAATCGGATCATAATGCGTCTTGGAGGTggtttacacttgtatttaacgctgtccacttgtgatcggatcacctGAGACGCATGTTAATGCCGGGTGTAAACAGGGTCTCCGTGACAGCAGCATGTATGTTTCCATTAGCAGTTTTATTTTCCacattgaaatgaaaagtaGAATCACTAacatttcatgcatgttcaccagctggttGCTAGTAGGTGGTCTCGCCCCAAAGCATCAGAGTGCAGCCGTAAACTGCATGTTAAATTTCTTCTCTGTTCCTCTCGGACTGTGATTGACAGAGAGACTCTGTGCGAGAGAGCAATAGACAAACTGGTGAAAAGGCGAACAGAACACTGAGTAATGTTTTTCTTATGGCCTAGTTATGAGCTTACAGGGTGTTTATCCCCCCGTCGTCTCTGTGCCAGCATTGTGCTCCATCACAATCTACCACTGTTCACATGTGGAACCCCCcgaacccccccccacccccaaaccCTTCACAGCTGAGGCAGGTGGGGCAGAATGGATTCACACAACACCATGTGATCTGCaagctgtgtgtgcgtgcgtgtgtgtgtgtttatatctttgtgaggaccaatTTGAGTTTTAGGAAAATCTTTTTGGAAATTGGAAATTGAGTTATTATATTATGAAGAAGAAACTTTtggaagtgatgtcattttagGAAATTAAGGATGTGTTTAGGAAGTGAAGGCATTAGTGAAAGTGCGTCCGTTTTagggttaagacttggttttaagTTTAAAGTTATCCTGTTTATTCtgctatttaaataaacaaaacaattttaaacagaaaaaaactaacaaataaaatgctctttttctctcctccaggCTTTCTCCAAGTAACTGACtgatttttatgtttcataTGTGAACAGCCAAGTCTTTGTGCATCACCCCTTCTTacaaaatcaatatatttttaatcatattaaaTAAGTATTGTGAAGTCCCCAGTAAAAAGGacaatggaaaacaaaatgtaagtcattttctttgtcattcaGATAGTAAATGCTGAATAAATCTGCTTTTATTCTTCTTGATTAACAGACTATCCAGTTTCAAAAGGAACTGGTAAAACACCAGATCTCAGTTTGTATAATAGAGATCTCAGCTTTTAAAACAGATTATATACAACATAATTCTCAGTaccatatttttttatcatcttaaATATATGCAATTTGCCACTGAACAACCAAATactgcatttttctttatttaaaaaacattatataaaacagTATGAATTGAAAATATGAGTTGACATTCAGATGAAGGCATGTAGCTGTGATGGGTTAGGGAATTAGGGAATGTATTATATCAATGAGAGTTCTCACAAGTATAGAAGTACAAATTTGTGAATGCGTGCACACATTGGCAGCTGATATAATTTTGGCCACGGAAGTGcatgcctgcgtgtgtgtgtgtgtgtgtgtgtgtgtgtgtgtgtgtgtgtgtgtgtgtgtgtgtgtgtgtgtgtgtgtggactgacAGCTGAGTGAAGGATCATTGTAACAAACCTTCCCAAAAACCCACCTCCTCTcaccctaaacacacacactcagtatgAGGTCCCATCTCCTCTAGCTGGGAAGCATGAGCCAGGCCTGCcctgcaaaaaataaatgttcatctgTCAACTAATACTGTCTAATTTAACGTCTAGATTCTCATTTTCTCAAAGACAAAACAGTGCACCA harbors:
- the LOC134000907 gene encoding phospholipase A and acyltransferase 4-like encodes the protein MAPTLFDDEVKPGDLIEIFRNSFQHWAIYIGGNEVVHLIPPNADNYSSPFANLAVCLDSTVAEVRRQKIWDVVKSDSYEVNNLMDDEYEPRDRRTIVREACRMVGEHLPYNVVNHNCEHFVTELRYGKSESRQVKTAAAVAGVAAVGVGVAAFAMLGAALFSSLKDEKRRRHYDDD